The DNA sequence TGGACCGCGGAACGGAGGCCGTGGCCTTCGTTGACTCGCCGGGCGGGGGAACGGAAGCAGCCGTGAAGGTGGACGCGGACAGGTTCTCATTGTCACAAGCGTCAGCGGAAGGCGCCGGCGGAACGGTCGAGGCCACCGGGGACGGGCTCAACGTCACTCTGTCGCCCGACCGGCCCGGTCCTGCCATCATCCGCGTCCCCAAGGCGTAGTCCCGGAAGGACATCGACGGCGGCGGCTGACCCACCGAGGGCGGCCGCCACCGTCGTGCTTTACGTTGAAATCAGCGGCTTACGTGTACATCAGGGAGCCCGGCGTGGTGAGCTTTTCGCCGGTTTCCAGCCAGGTCTTCAGGCCCGAGAGGATCATCGGCCAGCCGCCGTAGAGCTGTTCATTGGCACCCTCGCGCAGGTCGCTGTGCGTGACGGTGAGGTGGCACGAATCGCCCACCGGCTCGATCTCCCAGGTAATTTTCGAGGTGCCCTCCGCCTTAACGTCCTCGCCCCACAAGGCGCGCATGGTCTGGACCAGGCGGCGCGGCGGATCCACCTCAAGGTTCTCGCCCTCGCCCAAGATCTGGCCGGCCTTGGGGTTGCCCATTTCGAAGCGGCCGCCGGGCGTCCAGTCAGACTGCAGCGTATTGCCGAACTGGTATTTGCTGCGGATGTCGCTGTCCGTGATGGCTTCCCAGAGCCGCTCCGGGGTGGTCTTAATGTAAATCTCGAAGATCTTTTCCATGGGACTTTCCAATCTGGATTTGAGGTCGCTGAGGGCAGCGGCCCATGGTTGTGCATATTTGCTGACCCAGCGGTCGTGGACCAGGCGGATAGGGACCGGGTTCAGGAAGTGCAGCTTTTCCCGCCCGCGCCGGCGCGTCACCACCAGGCCTGCGTCCTCCAGGATGCGGAGGTGCTTGGCGATCCCGAACCGGCTCATGCTGAACCGTGCCTCAAGCGCACTCAGGGTCTGGCCGTCCTCGCGGAACAGCTCGTCGAGCAGGTCCCTGCGGGTGGGGTCGGAGAGTGCTTTGAACACGTCGTCCATGCGTCAATAATAGGTGACTAAAAGGTCACATATCAAGGGGTTCCGGATCAGTTCCGCGAGGCCAGGTTCCGGTCGCGCTCCTCGAACACCTCGTCGCCGGGGCCGGTGAAGGCCCGCGAGCGCTCCACCGCCTCGATGGAACCGGTGAACAGCTGTGATTCGTGCGGGTCCGCCGGGGCATGCGCACCCGCCGCCCCCGACGCACCCAGCCCGCGCAGGGGTCCCTTGCGTTGGGCGGCCGTGCCGCCGTCGTCCGCTGCCTGCGCCCAGCGCTGGTGCGGCAGCGCCTGCGGATGGTTCTGCTGGAGGAACGTGACCATGGTTTCGCGGACCAGGCAGCGCAGGTCGAAGAGCGCGGCACTGTCCGCGGCGCTGACCAGGATGCGGACGCGGACAAAGCCTCCGGTGGCATCGGTAATCTGCAGGACGCCCACGCGCTCATCCCACAGTTCGGTGCCGGCCAGGACCCGGCGCAGTTCGGTGCGCATGTCCTCCACGGGGGCGCGCCAGTCGAGGTCGAACTCCACGGTGCCCATGACCTCGGACTGGCGGCGCGTCCAGTTCTCGAACGGGGTGGTGGTGAAATAGGTGGAGGGCAGGATCAGCCGGCGGTCGTCCCAAAGATGCACCACCACGTAGGTGAGGGTGATCTCCTCAATACGGCCCCACTCCTTCTGGACCACCACCACGTCGTCCACGCGGATGGCGTCGGTGAACGCGAGCTGCATACCGGCGAAGACATTCACCAGGGACGTCTGCGCGGCGAGGCCTGCCACGATCGAGATCACGCCCGCGGACGCCAGCAGCCCGGCCCCCAGCGCCTGGATCGCCGGGAACGTCAGCATGGCAGTACCGACGGCGAGCACCACCACCAGCGCCACGGCGATCCGCCGGGCCAGGATCATCTGGGTCCGCAGCCGCCGTGCGCGCCGGTTGTCCGCCACGTCCACGCTGTGCCGGTTCAGCACCACGGCTTCCACGATCAGCAGGACCGCGATGGCAAGCCACGCGAACGCGCCGATCATGGCGATCAGCAGGAGATGGTCGACGCCGGCGTGCCAGCTTTCGCCTGCAGCCGTCAGCCCCAGCGCGGCGCGGACGCCCACCAGGCACAGTGCCAGCCGCAGCGGCTGGCGGGCCACCCGGGAGGTGGCCTGCAGCTCGGGCCGCTTGCGGTTGAGCTTCAGGACGATCTTGCGGAGCAGCCAGGACAGGGTGAGTCCGGCCACCACCGCCAGGGCCATGGCAATGAAGGGCAGGGCGGGATTCAGGACGTCTAGCATCCATTAACCTCTATCAAGCCTTTGCCGGGCTCCGAAATCGGGTATCCCCGGGGCGTGTCTGCATGGCGGACGGGCAGGACCGCGAAGGTCTGGGACATGGCGTTCATGATGCGAAGACAGGCCTGGCCGGATTATTGTTCCATCGCCTCGGCAGGGGATTCTCCGGCCGCAGGGTGAGAAAGAAATCCGGACCCCTTGTGCGCGAACGCGGGTAGCCTTGGGCGCATGCAGAAGATATCGATCGACGCGCTGGCCCGGCAGCAGCTCGAGGCGGCGGTTACCTCCAGCAACGGGCGCGCTGCGGACACGGTGTACGGCGGCCACGAAAAGATCCTCCGGCAGACCGTCATGGCCATGAAGGCCGGAACCCAATTGAGTGAACACCAGAACCCCGGCGACGCCACAGTCTTCGTGATTCAGGGCTGCGTCAGCCTCAAGGCCGGCGGTGAGTCCTGGCAGGGCAAGGCCGGCGACCTGCTGATCGTCCCGCCCGGCCTGCACAGCCTGCACGCCGAGGAGGACTCCACGTTCCTGTTCACCGTGGCCAAATACCGGGACTGAACGCCGCCAGGTACGGAGCACGTGACGGGCGGCAGGACGACGGCGGCTGCCGGACTTCCCCCAGCGGAAGTCCGGCAGCCGCCGTCGGGCCCTATGCGCAGGAGGGACCGGCGCAGGGAACTATGCCTGCGGGGCGTAGGCCTTGGGCAGCTTCAGGCCGCGCTCATCCATGAGGGTGCGCAGGCGCGTGGGGTAGTCGGTGATGATGCCGTCCACGCCCTGGTCCATCAGCCGTTCCATGTCCGCGGGCTTGTTGACGGTCCAGGGGATGACGGCGAGGCCCAGCTGGTGCGCGTCGGCGATCATCTGCGGGGTTACGGAGCTGAACGTGGGGGAGATGACGTTGTACCCCTGGGCCGCGGCAGCCTTGGCGAGGGAGCCGTCGTAGTCGTCGATGTCGATGCCGCCCAGCTCAGGCGCGGCGCCGGGCTTGCCCACCTGCATCCACGCGTCCCCGCTGGAAAGCGCAACGAGCGTAAGCTCCGGCGCCAGCTTCTTGGTGAGGTTCAGCGACGACCAGTCGAAGGACTGGATGGTGGTGCGGTCCGCGGCGCCGGACGCCTGCACTTCTGCCACCACGGCCTTGGTCAGCGCCACCATGCCTTCGCCGCCGGCCTTGCCGTCCTCCACCTTGGTCTCCACGTTGAAGCGGACCTTTTTGGCGTTGTACTGCTCCGCCAGCTGGTAGACGTCCTTGAGCTCGGCGATGCGGTTCCCCTCGATCACGTCCTGCTCCGGGAAGCCGGGCAGCTGCGTGAAGCCGCAGTTGAGGGTCTTGACCTGGGCCAGGGACAGCTCCGCCACCCTGCGGCCGACGTACGGAAACTGCGGGTCGCCGGGGGTGGCCGGGGCAGTGTCGATGCACTTGTTGGCCTGGATGGTGTCGTCATGCCAGACGATGATCTTCCCGTCCTCGGTGAGGTGGGTGTCCAGTTCCAGGGTGCTGACGCCGAGCTTCAGGGAGTTGCCGAAGGCCGCCAGCGACTCCTCGGTCCACTCGCCGCGGCCGCCGCGGTGCGCCTGGAGGTCGAAGGAGCCGTTGCGCTCGTTCGTCTTGATGGCTGAGGTGGCGGTGCCGGCAGCGTTCGACGACGGCGTGCCGGCGTCAGCGGTTCCGGCGGCAAAGGCGGCGCCGGGGGAGGCGACGGCGGCGGCGAGCAGGGCGGCGGTTGCCGCGGCGGTCAGGACTGTGCGCATGGGGATGGTTCCTCCTCGGTGACGGGTTCCGGCGGCGCCGGGTGACCCGCCAACGCTAGGCCGGCCAGGTTGCGCCAGGGGTGCACCCAGTTGGAGGGGAGATTAACGCCAGGTTCTGCCCTGCCCCCGCATCGATTGCTCCGTACATGTCGTTTTGAGGGCCCAAAACGACATGTACGGAGCAATCGATGCAGGGATCAGGCGGGGTCCTTGACCTTGTCGGTGACCGGCCGGGGTTCCAGCCAGATCCGTTCCCTCGGGCCCGGCGGGTAGGCGTACCTCTTTCCGGCGAGGGTGATCACGAATGCGGCAACCACCGGGATTGCAGCCGCGGCCGGAACCAGCAGCGGGCCGCCAACCACCAAGGCCGCCGAGCCGTAGAGCGCGCCGATGGTGATGCCCAGCTGGATGGTCAGGACCGTAAGCCCGTTGGCGGCCTCGCTGTACTCCCCGCCGGCCCGGAGGATCGCGGACTGGTTGTAGATGCCGATGGCGCCCAGGCCCGCTCCCCAGATGGTCATCAGCACCAGGGCTACGGGCAGGTTCCCCACGGCGAGCGGCAGGAGGAACATCGATGCGGCGATGGCCGCCGTCGTGACCAGCAGCGAACGGCGGGGCCGCGAATCCACGGTGAGCCCCGCAATCCAAATGCCCAGCAGGCCGGACCCGCCCAGCACCGTGAGGGAGAGGCTCGTGGCATAGTCCGGGAGGTTCGCCTCGCGGATGAAGGGTGCAATGTAGGTGAACAGGGCGAAGTGCGCCAGGACCAGCAGCGGCCAGGCGACCGCCACGGATTTCACGCCCGGCTGGCCGATCGCCTTGCGCAGGGACGGACGGGCGGCGTCGGAAATGCGCTGGACGCGGGGCAGCAGCCAAAACGCGAGGACCGTCAGGACCACGCCGAACCCGGCCAGCACCAGGAACGCGGCACGCCAGCCCAGGAATCCGCCCAGGGCCGTGCCCACCGGTGCACCGATGGCCAGGCCCAGGCTGTTGCCGCTGAACACGATCGCCAGGGCCTTGCCCACTTTGTCGGCCGGAACCACGCGGGAAACGAACGGCGCCATGGTGGTCCAGAGCAGTCCGTGTGCCAGCCCGCCCACCAGCCGCGCCACCATCGCTGACGTGAAGTCCGGTGCCAGTCCCACCAGTGCATTGCTGAGCGCGAAGGTCAGGACCAGCCCCACCAGCAGGGCATGCCGCGGGATCTTCCCCAGCAGCCGTGCCGCCGGGACCACCGTGACAACAATGACGGCAGCGTAGGCAGCAGCAAGATAACCGGCCACAGGCTCGGAGACGCCAAGGCCGGTGCTGATCTGCGGCAGCAGCCCGGACGGGAGGAGTTCGGTGGTGATGGCCGTGAACGCAATGGTGGCCAGGACCACCATTGCGGCGTAGGGAAAACGGGCAGGGGACGGCGCGGAAATCGCGGAAGACATGGGGGAGCGTCCATTCAAAGGGTGGGGTTGGAACGCGGCTATGCTCGCCTGCAATTCCTCCCTTAAATTTACAGGATCAAATGACGTGTCATGGCTGTGACACGTCGCCCTGCGGCCGCCCTGCCCCGTCCAGTTTCGTTGCCCGCCGGCTCCCGCTGCCGGCGGGCAATGCTGTTGCCTTCTTAACCCCGGGTTCCGCTGATGCGCGCGTCGAGCAGCCCGGCTGCGACCGCCGAGGCGAGTCCGGGGGCCAGAGGGAGGCGGGGAACCACCAGGCAGTGCCACAGGTGGTAGATGTCGGCCTTGCCCGACCACACGGTGGAGGTGACGTTGCCGTTCTCGTCGAGTTCCTGCTTCCAGGATCCATGCTCGTAGTCGATGAACCAGTCGCGGGCGTGGTCCCAGATCCGCTCATACCAGTCCGCGTACTTCTTCTCGCCGGTGGCGATGTACAGGGCCGCTGCACCGCCGATTGCCTCGGCGGGTACCCACCGGATGCGGGTGGTGACCACCGGATTGCCTTCCCAGTCCACGGTGTACACGAATCCGGGATGGCCGTCCGGTTCCCAGGCATCGCGGATGGCTGCGTCGAACAGGCCCCGTGCGTCTTCGAGGAGCCAGTCCGGAACGTCCATGCCCCTGGCTTCAAGCCCGGCCCGGACGTGCAGGAGCAGGCGCGCCCACTCCACCCAGTGGCCGGGAGTACCTCCGTAGGCGCGGAACTGGCTGGCGCGGTCGTCGGTGTTGTACTCGGGCATCGGGGTCCACTCCGGGTCGAAGTGCTCGAATACCCGGTAATCGTTGTTCCGCGCGAAGTCATGGATGAGCACCTCGGCGATGTGCAGGGCCCGTTCCAGCCACCGGTTCTCGCCGGTGACATCGGCCACGATGAGGTAGGCCTCCACCGAGTGCATGCTCGCGTTCCCGCCGCGGTAGGCCTCAGTCTCGGTGAAGTCCCGGTTCCACGAATCGAAGCACATGTTGGCCTGGTGGTCCCAGAACTTCGTGTCGGCAATCCGGAGTGCCTCGTCCAGCAGTTCCCGTGCACCCGGGCGCCCTGCCGCAACGGCGCTGGCGGCGGCGAGGAGCACGAACGAGTGCTGGTAGCCGGACTTGGTGTCGTTCACCGGGCCGTTGTCGTCCACCTCGGCAAACCAGCCGCCGAACTCGTCGTCGTGCAGGGCGCCGTTGAGGGCGGCGATGCCGTGGTCCACCATGGTGGCCGCCCCGGGACGCCCCATCAGGGCGGCCACAGCAAAGCTGTGGGTCATCCGTGCGGTGATCCACAGGTGGGTGGGCTTCCCGGCGAACACTTTGCCGTAGTTGTCCAGCCAGCCGAATCCCGTGGGAACCTTGGAAGCTTCGGCGAAGCGGATCAGCCGGTCGGTTTCCGCCTCAAGCCATCGTGCGTGGGCGGGGCTGTCGAGCCACGTCATGTCATGTCCTCTTTCTGGTAGGGGTGCAGGTGGAAATGTCGGGTCAGCCCACGGCGTCGGATACGCCGCGGATGATGGTGGCGGCCGCTCCAAGGTAGGCCAGGATGATCAGGAGGATCTGTGCGGCGCGGGCCGGGACGTGTTTTGCGGCCAGGTCGCCAAGTACCAGCCCTGCCAGGCAGGCGGCGGCGACGGCGAGCCACATGGCCGCCGGCAGCACAGGGAACGACGCGGGCGCAGTGATCGCCTTGGAGATCAGCGAGAACGTGCCGATGGTGAAGAAGTACGGCTGCATGGTGGCCGCAAAGGATTTGTGCTGCCACCGGGTGGCGATCGAGTACATGCTGACGGCAGGGCCGCCCACCCCGGCTGCTGTGTTCATGAAGCCGCTGAGGCCACCGGCGGTGAAGAGGTACCGGCGCCGTTCCGGCAAAGTGGCGGATTTCAGGACCAGCAGGACCGTCAGGCCTACGGCGAGGATCACCCCGATGGAGATCTCCAGCACGGGTGCCGGAATGAGGCGGATCAGGACGGCCGCGGGAATAATGCCCAGCAGCGCCGAGGCCGCCAGCAGCAGGTACCGCTTCCAGTCGATGTCCTTCACCACCCGGAAGATGATGGACCCCGCTGTCACGGCCCCGCACACGTTCACCAGCACCACTCCCTCCACCGGCCCCAGGAGCAGGACCAGGAAGGGGGCAGCCACCAGCGCAAAGCCCATGCCGGTGACGCGCTGCATCCCGGCACCCATAACGACGGCGCCCAGCACCAGGCCGGTGGTCAGCATTTACGGCCTCCAGGCCACGTACTGGACCTCCTCGAACTCCTCCAGGCCCAGGCTTGATCCTTCCCGGCCCAGGCCGGACTGTTTGGCACCGCCCATGGGCGCGAAGGCCACGGACGGGAGGGGATCGTTCACGCCCACGATGCCGGCTTCGAGCTGCTCGGGGATGTCCCAGCCGCGCCTGGGGCTGCCGCTCCAGACGTAGGCGGCCAGGCCCATCTCCGTCGCGTTCGCCTTCCGGACCGCTTCTTCTTCCGAGGAGAAGGTCACGACGCCGGCCGCCGGGCCAAAGACTTCCTCGGTCACCAGGAGTGCGTCGTGGGGGACGTCCGTGAGCAGCGTGGGTGCCAGGAAGGACCCCTGTGAGGGGACGGAAGTCCGTTGCGTCACTCGCCGGGCGCCGCGCTCCACAGCGTCGTCCACCAGTGCCTGCACCGCGGACACCCTTTCGGCGTCGATGACGGGACCGAGGTCCGGGACCGGTCCGCCGTCGTCGGGAACTCCGTGGCCGATGCTCATGGCATCAAAGCGGGCTCCCAGCTTCCGTGCGAATTCCTCCGCGATGCTGTCCTGGACCAGGAACCGGTTGGCGGCCACGCAGGACTGGCCGGTGTTGCGGAGCCGGCCCAGGACGGCACCGTCGACGGCGGCGTCAAGGTCGGCGTCCTCAAAGACGATGAAGGGTGCGTTGCCGCCCAGTTCCAGCAGCGGCCGGACTACGCGCTCCGCAGCGGATGCCATGATCTGCCGCCCCACCCCGGTGGAACCGGTGAAGCTGACGGCCCGGACTGCGGGGTGGGACATCAGGGCGGCGGTGATTTCGCGGGAGGGGCCGTGGACCAGGTTCAGCACACCGGCGGGGAACCCCGCGTCGTGCAGGACCTCGAAGAGCCCGGTGGCGGCCAGCGGGGCCTTCTCCGACACCCTGCCCACCACGGTGCAGCCGGCGGCGAGCATCGCGGCGAGCTTCCGGGCCTGGATGGAGACCGGGAAATTCCAGGGTGTCAGGCTGAGGGCCACGCCGATGGGTTTGCGGGTGCTGAGGTGGCGGCGGCCCTGCAGTTCGGGCGGGCTGACGGTGCCGGTGGCGCGGCGCGCCTCCTCGGCGAACCAGCGGAAGTACTCCACGGAGAAGTCCACTTCCCCCTGCGCTTCGGGGAGCCGCTTGCCGGCCTCGAGCGCCAGGGTGTGCGCGAGCTCGTCCCGGCGTTCTGCCAGCAGGTCGGCGGCGTTGCGCAGCAGGTCTGCTCGTTGCCGGACAGTGGTGCGGGACCAGGACCTGAAAGCTTCCGCCGCGGCGTCGCCGGCGTTCGTGGCGTCCTGTGCGGTGCCCCAGGCCACCTCGCCTACCGTGTTGCCGTTGCCGGGGTCCGTCACGTCCTTGGCGGTTCCGCCGGTGTGCCAGCTGCCGTTGATCAGGTGCCGTGCTGACTTGAGGTTCATGAATGGTGCCTTTCGTTGGCTGGGAGGGGGCTGCCGCCGCTGGTGCTGCCCGCCGTCGTCGTACTCATCCCTTGCTGGCGCCTGCCGTGATGCCGGCAACGAAGTAGCGCTGCAGGAAGACGTAGGCCACCACCACGGGCAGGGACGCCAGTATGACGCCGGCGAACAGCAGCGGGTAGTTGGTCTGGAACTCGCCCTGGAAGCTGAGCAGTGCCAGCGGCAGCGTCCGGTTCCCGGGGGTCTGGATGAACAGCAGCGGGTAGAGGAGTTCGTTCCAGTGGATGACGAACAGGAAGATGGCGGCTGCAGCGATGGAGGGTGCTGACAGCGGCAGGGCAATGGAGGAGTAGGTCTTCCACGGACCGCTGCCATCAATCGAGGAGGCTTCGTAGAGTTCCTTGGGCAGGGTCCGCATGAACCCGCCCAGGATGAACACGGCGATGGGCAGCGTGGACACCACATTGGCCAGGATCAGTCCGGCCAGGTTGTCCAGCAGGCCCAGCCGGCCGAAGAGCACGTAGAGCGGGACCATGTTGGCCTGCGCCGGGATGGCCATGCCCAGGACCAGGAATCCGAAAATGGCCCAGGACATGAACCCCTTCAGCCGGGACACCGCGTATCCGGCCAGGCTGGCCAGGAAGAGGGTGAGCGGCACGGAGATGCCGGTGACGATCACGCTGTTCATGAAGGACGAGCCCAGGTTTTGGCCTCCTACCACTTCGGCGAAGTTGTCGGGGGAGAGGGAGTGCGGCAGGCTGAACGGCCCGGCGAACAGTTCCTGCGTGGATTTGAAACTGCCGAAGGCCACCACGGTCAGCGGAACGATGATGATGACCGCATAGATGGCCAGGATGGCGCGGCGGCTTACTGATGCGAGCATGCTGCTAGTCCCCCTTCGGGGTCAGCCGGAGCAGGCGGCGCTGGAGCCATGTGACCAGGGCGATCATCGCCATGAAGATGATCGACTGGGCAGCGGCGTAGCCGAACTCCGAGTTGGCAAAGGTGCTGTAGATACGGGTGGACAGGATGTCCAGGGCGGCCTTGGGCGGGTTCCCGGCGATGCCCAGGATCAGGTCGAACGCCTTGAAGGACTGCACGGTGGTGTAGGCCACCACGATGGACGTGGCCGGGGCCACGAAGGGCCAGGTGATGGATTTGAACTGCTGCCATTTGTTGGCGCCGTCCATCTCTGCCGCTTCGTAGAGTTCCCGGGGGATGGCCTGCAGCCCGGCAATGTAGACCACCATCATCTGGCCTGAGTGGAACCACACCTGGGTGATGGCCACCCAGTACAGGGCCTGGGCATCATTCCCGAGGTAGGCGCCCCCGTCCACTCCCACCGTGCGAAGGACCGAGTTCGCCAGGCCGAAGTTGGGGTCGTAGATGAACTTCCAGATGAAGGCCACGGACACCGAGGACAGGATGGTGGGGAAGAAGAACAGCGCACGGAGCAGGATGCTGCCGCGGGAATTCTTCGTCAGGAGCAGGGCGAGGATCAGCGAGAAGATTGTCTGCGCAATCACCACCAGCAGCACGAACTTCAGGTTGTTGGTCAGGGCGTTGGTGAACAGCGAGTCCTTGGTGAACGCGCGGACGAAGTTGTCCAGGCCCACGTAGTTGAACGCCGCCGAGAAGCCGTTCCAGTCGGTGATGGCGTACTGGAAGGCCTGCAGGGTGGGCATCACCAGGAAGAAGGCGACGACGGCGACGGCGGGCAGCGGGAAGAGGTACAGTGCCGGATTCACCCGGGTGGGGGAGCGGCGGCGCACCTTGGCGGCGCTGGCGGCGGCTTGGTTCTCCGGCGCCTTGCGCTTGGCAGCGGTTCCGGGATGGATGCTCATAGCCGTTCATCAACAATCTTCTGGGCGGCAGCGGCTGCCTGCTCCGGGCTGGTGCCGGAGATGACGGCCGTGGCGCTTGCCTCCACCGCGTTGCGGACATCAAGGTTGTTGAACTGGAAGCGGGCGGCGAGTGCGGTCTTCTTCTGCAGCCAGGGGCTCAGCCGTTTGAGGTCCGGGTTGGTGTATTCCACCATGTCCACCGAAACGTGCTGGGCGGTCTGGTTGGCGTAGTAGCCGGCGTTCTCGGGTTCGGAGAGGAAGTCGATCCAGGCTGCCGCGGCGGCCTGGTTCTTGCTGGCGGAGTTGACGCCCAGGATGAAGGTGGCGTTGTAGGCGCCCTCGTACTTGCCCTTGCCGTCGGAGGTGGTGTTGGGGAACACCAGGTCGATGGGGAACTTGGCGCCCAGCCCGCGGACCGCGGCGATGTGGTACGAACCGGTGGCGAGCATGGCGGCCTTGCCCTGGGAGAACAGGTTCTGGGCGGGCTCAACGGCGGTGCCCGTGGCGTTCGGCTGAACGAAGGGCTTCAGGTCCTTGTACTGGTTGAGCATCCTGATGAACCAGTCATCGGTGCACTTGAGCTTGCCCTGTTCGATTTGGGCGCACATGTCGTCCACCGGGGCGTTGTTGGCAATCATGCAGTTGAACAGCTGGCCGCCGTTTCCCACATCGCCGCCCGGCCAGGAAATGGGAATGACCCCGGCGGAGGCGAGCTTTTCACACATCGCCAGGAACGCATCCCAGTTCTTGGGGGCGATCTCCGCGCCGGCCTTGTCGAAGAGGTCCACGTTGGCCATGGGCATGGGGAACACCACCTGGTACGGCAGGCCCAGCTGGTTGTTGCCGCTCTGGCCTGCGGACAACAGTCCCTTCTGGTAGTTCCCCACGGCTTTGCTGTCCTTGAGGTCGGTGTAGATCCCGGCTTCGCTGAAGTTCTTGAACTGGGCTCCGCGGAAGGTGGCGAACGCGTCGCCGATCGAGCCGCCGCGCAGCTTCTGCAGGGCTTGGGCGTTGTAGTCGTTGGAGGTGGAGATGTCCTGGGCCACCTCCACGCCGTCGTGCTTGGCGGCGAAACGCTTGATGAGCTCGTCGAACACGGCCTTGTCCTCGCCGCGCCAGTGGGCGAAGGACACCTTGCCGGTCACTGCGCCGGTGGATGGGGCTGCCGGCCCGGAGGCGCCGGCCGGCGAGGTGGAACCGCCGGGGCCTGCGCACGCCGCCGCCGTGGCGCCGAAGCCCAGGGCTCCGAGAATGGCCATAGCCTGCCTGCGTGAAATCTGACTCACAATAATCTCCTCGTTGAGTGTTTGCTGTGCCTTGTGTGCTTACTGCGGAAACGGGTTGCCTCGGGGAGGACGCTGTGACGCCTGGACCGTGCCTATGCGTGGGCCCGTTGTGCTGAAACGACGTCGTCCACCACGGTGCAGAGGCGCTGCAGCCTGCGGACGGCGTCGGTGGACAGGGATTCGACGACGTCGGGGGCG is a window from the Arthrobacter sp. NicSoilC5 genome containing:
- a CDS encoding sulfite exporter TauE/SafE family protein; protein product: MLTTGLVLGAVVMGAGMQRVTGMGFALVAAPFLVLLLGPVEGVVLVNVCGAVTAGSIIFRVVKDIDWKRYLLLAASALLGIIPAAVLIRLIPAPVLEISIGVILAVGLTVLLVLKSATLPERRRYLFTAGGLSGFMNTAAGVGGPAVSMYSIATRWQHKSFAATMQPYFFTIGTFSLISKAITAPASFPVLPAAMWLAVAAACLAGLVLGDLAAKHVPARAAQILLIILAYLGAAATIIRGVSDAVG
- a CDS encoding glycerophosphodiester phosphodiesterase family protein; this encodes MRTVLTAAATAALLAAAVASPGAAFAAGTADAGTPSSNAAGTATSAIKTNERNGSFDLQAHRGGRGEWTEESLAAFGNSLKLGVSTLELDTHLTEDGKIIVWHDDTIQANKCIDTAPATPGDPQFPYVGRRVAELSLAQVKTLNCGFTQLPGFPEQDVIEGNRIAELKDVYQLAEQYNAKKVRFNVETKVEDGKAGGEGMVALTKAVVAEVQASGAADRTTIQSFDWSSLNLTKKLAPELTLVALSSGDAWMQVGKPGAAPELGGIDIDDYDGSLAKAAAAQGYNVISPTFSSVTPQMIADAHQLGLAVIPWTVNKPADMERLMDQGVDGIITDYPTRLRTLMDERGLKLPKAYAPQA
- a CDS encoding NAD-dependent succinate-semialdehyde dehydrogenase, which codes for MNLKSARHLINGSWHTGGTAKDVTDPGNGNTVGEVAWGTAQDATNAGDAAAEAFRSWSRTTVRQRADLLRNAADLLAERRDELAHTLALEAGKRLPEAQGEVDFSVEYFRWFAEEARRATGTVSPPELQGRRHLSTRKPIGVALSLTPWNFPVSIQARKLAAMLAAGCTVVGRVSEKAPLAATGLFEVLHDAGFPAGVLNLVHGPSREITAALMSHPAVRAVSFTGSTGVGRQIMASAAERVVRPLLELGGNAPFIVFEDADLDAAVDGAVLGRLRNTGQSCVAANRFLVQDSIAEEFARKLGARFDAMSIGHGVPDDGGPVPDLGPVIDAERVSAVQALVDDAVERGARRVTQRTSVPSQGSFLAPTLLTDVPHDALLVTEEVFGPAAGVVTFSSEEEAVRKANATEMGLAAYVWSGSPRRGWDIPEQLEAGIVGVNDPLPSVAFAPMGGAKQSGLGREGSSLGLEEFEEVQYVAWRP
- a CDS encoding metalloregulator ArsR/SmtB family transcription factor; the protein is MDDVFKALSDPTRRDLLDELFREDGQTLSALEARFSMSRFGIAKHLRILEDAGLVVTRRRGREKLHFLNPVPIRLVHDRWVSKYAQPWAAALSDLKSRLESPMEKIFEIYIKTTPERLWEAITDSDIRSKYQFGNTLQSDWTPGGRFEMGNPKAGQILGEGENLEVDPPRRLVQTMRALWGEDVKAEGTSKITWEIEPVGDSCHLTVTHSDLREGANEQLYGGWPMILSGLKTWLETGEKLTTPGSLMYT
- a CDS encoding carbohydrate ABC transporter permease, with the translated sequence MLASVSRRAILAIYAVIIIVPLTVVAFGSFKSTQELFAGPFSLPHSLSPDNFAEVVGGQNLGSSFMNSVIVTGISVPLTLFLASLAGYAVSRLKGFMSWAIFGFLVLGMAIPAQANMVPLYVLFGRLGLLDNLAGLILANVVSTLPIAVFILGGFMRTLPKELYEASSIDGSGPWKTYSSIALPLSAPSIAAAAIFLFVIHWNELLYPLLFIQTPGNRTLPLALLSFQGEFQTNYPLLFAGVILASLPVVVAYVFLQRYFVAGITAGASKG
- a CDS encoding AGE family epimerase/isomerase, which encodes MTWLDSPAHARWLEAETDRLIRFAEASKVPTGFGWLDNYGKVFAGKPTHLWITARMTHSFAVAALMGRPGAATMVDHGIAALNGALHDDEFGGWFAEVDDNGPVNDTKSGYQHSFVLLAAASAVAAGRPGARELLDEALRIADTKFWDHQANMCFDSWNRDFTETEAYRGGNASMHSVEAYLIVADVTGENRWLERALHIAEVLIHDFARNNDYRVFEHFDPEWTPMPEYNTDDRASQFRAYGGTPGHWVEWARLLLHVRAGLEARGMDVPDWLLEDARGLFDAAIRDAWEPDGHPGFVYTVDWEGNPVVTTRIRWVPAEAIGGAAALYIATGEKKYADWYERIWDHARDWFIDYEHGSWKQELDENGNVTSTVWSGKADIYHLWHCLVVPRLPLAPGLASAVAAGLLDARISGTRG
- a CDS encoding MFS transporter; the protein is MSSAISAPSPARFPYAAMVVLATIAFTAITTELLPSGLLPQISTGLGVSEPVAGYLAAAYAAVIVVTVVPAARLLGKIPRHALLVGLVLTFALSNALVGLAPDFTSAMVARLVGGLAHGLLWTTMAPFVSRVVPADKVGKALAIVFSGNSLGLAIGAPVGTALGGFLGWRAAFLVLAGFGVVLTVLAFWLLPRVQRISDAARPSLRKAIGQPGVKSVAVAWPLLVLAHFALFTYIAPFIREANLPDYATSLSLTVLGGSGLLGIWIAGLTVDSRPRRSLLVTTAAIAASMFLLPLAVGNLPVALVLMTIWGAGLGAIGIYNQSAILRAGGEYSEAANGLTVLTIQLGITIGALYGSAALVVGGPLLVPAAAAIPVVAAFVITLAGKRYAYPPGPRERIWLEPRPVTDKVKDPA
- a CDS encoding cupin domain-containing protein; the protein is MQKISIDALARQQLEAAVTSSNGRAADTVYGGHEKILRQTVMAMKAGTQLSEHQNPGDATVFVIQGCVSLKAGGESWQGKAGDLLIVPPGLHSLHAEEDSTFLFTVAKYRD
- a CDS encoding mechanosensitive ion channel domain-containing protein, whose translation is MLDVLNPALPFIAMALAVVAGLTLSWLLRKIVLKLNRKRPELQATSRVARQPLRLALCLVGVRAALGLTAAGESWHAGVDHLLLIAMIGAFAWLAIAVLLIVEAVVLNRHSVDVADNRRARRLRTQMILARRIAVALVVVLAVGTAMLTFPAIQALGAGLLASAGVISIVAGLAAQTSLVNVFAGMQLAFTDAIRVDDVVVVQKEWGRIEEITLTYVVVHLWDDRRLILPSTYFTTTPFENWTRRQSEVMGTVEFDLDWRAPVEDMRTELRRVLAGTELWDERVGVLQITDATGGFVRVRILVSAADSAALFDLRCLVRETMVTFLQQNHPQALPHQRWAQAADDGGTAAQRKGPLRGLGASGAAGAHAPADPHESQLFTGSIEAVERSRAFTGPGDEVFEERDRNLASRN